From the Montipora capricornis isolate CH-2021 chromosome 2, ASM3666992v2, whole genome shotgun sequence genome, one window contains:
- the LOC138020774 gene encoding WD repeat domain-containing protein 83-like, with protein sequence MDLALPCKETNKLEGHQGAVRAVRFNCDGNYCLTCGSDKLLKLWNPHKGVLLKTYSGHGYEVLDAAGSSDNSRLASCGADKTVVHWDVATGQIMRRFRGHSSRVNCVKLNQPDSTVIISGSYDATVRCWDCRSRSPEPIQVIDDAKDSVSSVVVSQQEILSGSVDGKVRNYDIRMGQLRVDCIGQPVTSVSFTKDGQCLLASTLDDTIRLLDKDTGELLNEFTGHVNKDYKVDSCLSSSDAQVVSGSEDGRIYFWDLVEAKIIHSLEKAHASVAYSISYHPTETCLLSASSDGKVKVWHDSNWEPE encoded by the exons ATGGACCTAGCTCTTCCCTGCAAAGAAACTAATAAGTTGGAAGGACATCAGGGGGCTGTTCGAGCTGTGAGATTCAATTGCGATGGAAACTACTGTTTAACATGTGGTAGCGATAAACTTCTAAAGTTATGGAACCCTCACAAAGGTGTACTTCTCAAAACCTACAGTGGACACGGCTATGAAGTACTTGATGCAGCAGGATCAAGCGACAACAGTAGATTGGCTAGCTGTGGAGCCGATAAGACCGTGGTACATTGGGATGTAGCTACTGGGCAAATTATGCGACGTTTTAGGGGACATTCCAGT AGAGTAAACTGTGTGAAGCTTAATCAGCCAGACAGCACAGTAATTATCTCGGGATCATATGACGCTACCGTGCGTTGCTGGGATTGCAGATCTCGGAGTCCTGAACCAATCCAAGTAATAGATGATGCCAAAGACAGTGTGTCATCAGTGGTGGTGTCTCAACAGGAGATTCTTTCTGG GTCGGTCGATGGCAAAGTCCGTAATTATGATATTCGAATGGGTCAACTTCGTGTCGATTGTATTGGCCAGCCGGTAACAAGTGTCAGCTTTACCAAGGATGGGCAGTGTCTGTTGGCATCAACTCTTGATGACACCATTCGCCTGCTGGATAAAGACACCGGAGAGTTGTTAAATGA GTTCACAGGTCATGTTAACAAAGACTACAAAGTTGACAGCTGTTTGAGTAGCAGTGATGCACAAGTTGTCAGTGGCTCAGAGGATGGTAGGATATACTTCTGGGATCTAGTGGAAGCAAAGATCATACACTCCCTAGAGAAAGCACACGCGTCTGTTGCGTATTCTATCTCGTATCATCCAACGGAAACCTGCCTCTTGTCTGCATCTTCTGATGGAAAAGTCAAAGTTTGGCATGACTCAAATTGGGAACCTGAGTGA
- the LOC138037976 gene encoding skin secretory protein xP2-like translates to MRDKQLLAVIFVVMVSKTLAKSIRSHKDNTKARHNHQEGDRRHASVYPGYPVATNAAPNAKTMEQVQPGSISPAVSGIPSEPNVTTRAVPAPVPGSTTVAQAPAAGPTSAPAPMPAPAPAPAPSPTPAPVPVPAPAPAPVPAPAPAPAPAPAPAPAPAPAPAPAPAPAPVPAPAPAPVPVPAPTNVPPAPNTITVTPAVPPAPASGATIPQPAPNVTTVASTPAPVLAPNVTTVAPAPVTVPGAVTVPPAPNATSLAPAPTLAPNVTTAAPSSAPVPGGTQVPPTPNVTTAAPAPAPAQNVTTVAPAPTTIPSVTLAPPAPNVTTGPALAPNATTVPPASGAPATNAPVATAAPVTAIVTSPTAVTEAPNSAVTAPPATTVPATSPVQPTAPPVAYKESKKMTNTKEYKDKTQVNRRNKNDHKSEKNKNDKYKEEEEDAQEKSNKKKIDFTEKEKYDECKRRRADKKNTRNNKMLKSGLNKVSDKNSLIGMFILC, encoded by the exons ATGAGGGACAAGCAACTGTTGGCAGTGATTTTTGTGG tGATGGTATCGAAAACCTTAGCAAAAAGCATAAGGAGCCATAAAGACAACACAAAAGCGAGGCACAATCACCAGGAAGGAGATCGCCGACATGCCTCGGTATATCCTGGTTATCCTGTTGCAACAAATGCTGCTCCTAATGCCAAGACAATGGAACAAGTACAACCAGGTTCGATAAGTCCAGCAGTGTCCGGAATTCCTTCAGAGCCAAATGTGACCACAAGAGCAGTACCCGCACCAGTTCCAGGATCCACAACAGTTGCACAAGCACCGGCAGCAGGGCCTACATCTGCTCCAGCACCTATGCCTGCTCCAGCTCCTGCTCCAGCTCCATCTCCAACTCCAGCTCCAGTTCCAGTTCCAGCTCCAGCTCCAGCTCCAGTTCCAGCTCCAGCTCCAGCTCCAGCTCCAGCTCCAGCTCCAGCTCCAGCTCCAGCTCCAGCTCCAGCTCCAGCTCCAGCTCCTGCTCCAGTTCCAGCTCCAGCTCCTGCTCCAGTTCCAGTTCCAGCTCCCACCAACGTACCACCTGCTCCAAACACTATCACAGTAACACCAGCAGTACCCCCAGCACCAGCTTCGGGAGCCACCATACCCCAACCAGCACCAAATGTCACTACAGTTGCATCTACACCAGCTCCGGTCCTGGCTCCAAACGTCACCACAGTCGCTCCAGCCCCTGTAACAGTTCCTGGAGCTGTAACAGTACCACCAGCACCAAACGCAACCTCACTGGCACCGGCCCCCACTCTGGCACCTAATGTCACTACAGCAGCTCCATCATCTGCACCAGTTCCAGGAGGCACCCAAGTACCGCCAACACCCAACGTGACTACAGCTGCTCCAGCACCAGCTCCTGCTCAGAACGTCACCACAGTTGCCCCGGCACCTACAACAATTCCATCAGTCACACTAGCACCACCTGCACCAAATGTCACTACAGGTCCCGCATTGGCTCCAAATGCCACCACCGTTCCACCAGCCAGTGGTGCTCCAGCCACAAATGCACCAGTGGCAACAGCAGCTCCTGTTACAGCTATCGTAACTTCACCAACGGCTGTCACTGAGGCACCTAATAGCGCAGTAACGGCCCCTCCAGCAA CAACTGTACCTGCCACCAGTCCAGTTCAACCAACCGCCCCTCCAGTAGCTTACaaggaatccaaaaagatgacAAATACCAAAGAATACAAGGACAAGACGCAAGTGAACAGACGAAACAAGAATGATCACAAAtcggagaaaaacaaaaatgataaatataaagaggaagaagaagatgcCCAGGAAAAAtcgaataaaaagaaaattgattttactgaaaaggaaaaatacgaTGAATGCAAGAGAAGAAGAGCAGACAAAAAGAACACGAGAAATAACAAAATGTTAAAATCAGGACTAAATAAGGTATCAGATAAGAACTCATTGATTGGAATGTTTATATTGTGCTAA
- the LOC138037977 gene encoding uncharacterized protein: MTYVHLMTVVLSASFLAFVDNFPAKSNLRTLQDALQAVHKMSQNEKLSSEKASLKDSKSVSATTVLSKSLTVQSVKPGEKAKVFQSSPPQLSPYQDSTTQPHSSAIKAKSAGNLISKTKDLIQGHPSQPIESVGTADDNMKRGFSKRESSLWPVNSNTRETLPRPQQYDDMGGAVRNPLEDGTYFTPAKSTDKFEYFAEHYSPDPYVAAAQRQEWMTVNTGNGVSPNPRLSRKSKRPKVKQARMKPSW, translated from the exons ATGACATATGTGCATTTAATGACGGTTGTTTTGTCTGCGTCGTTCTTGGCTTTTGTTG ATAATTTTCCAGCTAAAAGCAATCTTCGCACTCTTCAAGATGCACTTCAAGCAGTACATAAAATGAGccaaaatgaaaagctatccAGTGAAAAGGCATCTCTCAAAGACAGCAAGAGTGTTAGTGCGACCACCGTTCTGAGCAAATCACTTACCGTACAGTCTGTAAAGCCTG GAGAAAAAGCGaaagtttttcaaagttcaCCACCTCAACTATCACCATACCAAGATTCAACAACTCAACCACATAGTTCTGCCATAAAAGCGAAGTCAGCAGGCAACTTGATTAGCAAAACCAAAGACCTTATCCAAGGCCATCCTAGCCAACCCATTGAGTCTGTTGGTACTGCAGATGACAACATGAAGAGGGGCTTCTCAAAACGGGAGTCGTCACTGTGGCCAGTCAACAGCAATACCAGGGAAACTCTACCGCGACCACAACAGTATGACGATATGGGAg GTGCCGTCAGAAATCCTCTTGAGGACGGAACCTACTTCACACCTGCCAAATCAACCGACAAATTTGAGTACTTCGCTGAACACTATTCACCAGACCCCTACGTCGCGGCTGCCCAGAGACAGGAATGGATGACAGTGAACACTGGTAACGGGGTCTCGCCAAACCCACGCCTTAGCCGAAAGTCCAAAAGACCAAAAGTCAAACAAGCAAGGATGAAACCTTCATGGTGA